Proteins encoded within one genomic window of Nitrospirota bacterium:
- a CDS encoding AIPR family protein: protein MDAWKTAFESRTDLNQYEDNALGLFALALKFGIDDLDTVAADSITDGSDDKKCDIVFINKDDGIAVVAQCYISTKERKEAPANKASDLNTAVSWLLQRPIDELPEKILSAAQELRDGITSGNISSLHIWYIHNLPESKNVENELITVEATANSAIHSCFAGKRVAIQGLEVGRKKLEEWYTETQSPILVNDKFVIEIPQGYEVNGPEWKAYITAIPARFLHRQYKKYKTKLFSANVRDYLGSRLSDSNINNSIKKSAEKDAANFWVFNNGLTILVNRYEPTTKGNKNYLTIQGISIVNGAQTTGAIGSMTRQPSEAATVPARFVQTENRDLVHSIIQFNNSQNKITASDFRSTDKYQKKLKEQISKIPDAEYEGGRRGGYSDAIRRRPKLLPSYTVGQALASFHGDSVIAYNQKANIWADDQLYSRYFNDETKGAHIVCAYALLRAVEDKKLSLVIKSKKSESGLTTSEEQQLQFFRKRGSTYLLASAVASCLETFLNRKIPNRFRISFSDKTSPKKAQDYWMSIVNLNVPLCTQLEDALTDGLKSAERVSKAIQTFQSLVQVTMDANRQVYNDFSSKIVAS, encoded by the coding sequence ATGGATGCTTGGAAGACAGCTTTTGAATCTAGAACGGATCTCAATCAATATGAAGATAATGCACTCGGCTTGTTTGCATTAGCATTAAAATTTGGGATAGATGATCTAGACACTGTTGCAGCTGATTCAATCACAGATGGCAGTGATGATAAGAAGTGCGACATAGTATTCATTAATAAAGATGATGGGATTGCAGTTGTAGCACAATGTTATATTTCGACCAAAGAAAGAAAAGAAGCTCCAGCCAATAAAGCAAGCGATTTAAACACTGCCGTCAGTTGGCTGTTACAACGTCCGATAGATGAACTACCAGAAAAAATACTATCGGCGGCACAAGAACTTCGTGACGGTATCACTTCTGGGAATATAAGTAGTTTGCACATTTGGTATATCCATAATTTGCCAGAATCAAAGAATGTAGAAAATGAATTGATTACAGTAGAGGCAACTGCTAACTCCGCTATACATTCGTGCTTTGCAGGTAAACGTGTTGCAATACAAGGGCTGGAGGTAGGAAGGAAAAAGCTTGAAGAATGGTATACGGAGACACAGTCGCCTATCCTTGTGAATGATAAGTTTGTAATTGAAATACCGCAAGGATATGAGGTTAATGGGCCGGAATGGAAAGCATATATAACAGCCATTCCTGCAAGATTCTTGCATCGACAATACAAGAAATACAAAACCAAATTATTTTCTGCAAATGTGCGAGATTATCTCGGCTCAAGACTGAGTGACTCCAACATAAACAATAGTATTAAGAAATCAGCTGAAAAAGATGCTGCTAATTTTTGGGTATTTAATAACGGATTGACGATTTTGGTAAATCGTTATGAGCCCACAACAAAAGGCAATAAAAATTATCTTACGATTCAGGGTATATCAATTGTGAATGGCGCACAAACTACAGGAGCTATCGGGTCAATGACACGGCAGCCCTCTGAAGCAGCGACAGTTCCTGCACGGTTTGTGCAGACCGAAAATCGAGATTTGGTTCACAGTATTATCCAATTCAATAATAGCCAGAATAAAATTACGGCCTCAGATTTTAGAAGCACTGATAAATATCAGAAAAAGTTGAAAGAGCAAATTAGCAAAATTCCTGATGCCGAATATGAGGGTGGGCGTCGAGGCGGCTATAGCGATGCCATAAGAAGAAGACCAAAATTATTGCCCTCCTACACCGTTGGTCAGGCCCTTGCTTCTTTCCATGGAGATTCTGTCATTGCATATAACCAGAAAGCAAATATTTGGGCAGATGATCAACTTTATTCAAGATATTTCAATGATGAGACAAAGGGTGCACATATAGTATGTGCTTATGCCTTATTAAGGGCAGTAGAAGATAAGAAATTGTCTTTAGTTATTAAGTCAAAAAAAAGTGAATCAGGGCTGACTACATCCGAAGAGCAGCAGTTGCAGTTTTTTCGGAAACGTGGCTCTACATATTTATTGGCGTCAGCTGTGGCAAGTTGCCTTGAAACATTTCTCAATCGAAAAATTCCAAATAGATTCCGCATATCATTTAGCGACAAAACGTCACCCAAAAAAGCACAGGACTATTGGATGTCAATAGTTAATCTTAACGTGCCTCTATGTACACAATTAGAGGATGCGCTTACTGATGGATTAAAAAGCGCTGAAAGAGTGAGCAAAGCCATTCAGACCTTTCAAAGCTTAGTACAGGTAACGATGGATGCTAATCGGCAGGTGTATAATGATTTTTCCTCAAAAATAGTTGCTTCGTAG
- a CDS encoding DUF5615 family PIN-like protein, with the protein MKFLVDVGVSKKVEEWLKENGYDVKSVRDINPKEKDSEILRLAANESRMVITMDKDFGELVYNSGKSHSGVMILRLDDANGGQKVEIIKKILTEYSDKIKNKFCVFQNGRLRIKS; encoded by the coding sequence TTGAAATTTTTAGTTGATGTAGGTGTGAGCAAAAAGGTAGAAGAATGGCTTAAGGAAAACGGTTATGATGTAAAATCTGTAAGGGATATAAATCCGAAAGAGAAGGACTCGGAAATATTAAGGCTTGCAGCTAATGAAAGTCGTATGGTAATCACGATGGACAAAGACTTCGGCGAACTTGTCTACAATTCCGGCAAATCGCATTCCGGCGTAATGATTTTGAGGCTTGATGATGCAAATGGCGGCCAGAAGGTTGAGATCATAAAAAAGATATTGACCGAATACTCAGATAAGATAAAAAATAAGTTCTGCGTATTCCAGAATGGAAGGCTTAGGATAAAAAGTTGA
- a CDS encoding DUF433 domain-containing protein, translating into METEDLLNRITVDPGVMVGKPTIRGLRITVEQVLKALAGGLTVEELLEDYPELEKEDIRAILFYVSNLVSDEQVFALNKG; encoded by the coding sequence ATGGAAACCGAAGACTTATTAAATCGAATTACAGTAGACCCTGGCGTGATGGTCGGCAAGCCGACTATCAGGGGTTTGAGGATAACCGTTGAGCAAGTATTAAAAGCTCTTGCAGGAGGCCTGACGGTTGAAGAGTTGTTGGAAGATTATCCTGAACTTGAAAAAGAAGATATTAGAGCAATACTTTTTTATGTATCGAATCTGGTGAGTGACGAGCAGGTTTTTGCTCTTAATAAAGGTTAA